CACCTGGCATTTTTCCCAATTTCATCACCACCGTCTGGCTGCGAGCCGATGTCGATAGAAGAATAGGCAACTCTCCCAATAACGAAAGACTAACTAGGATGGACTTCTATTTAGGTAATTACTAATACTTGGTTAGAAGAACATCGAACATGACACTGCACCTAGCAATTCTATATCGAACATGATACTTGTCTAATTCCTATAATTCACGTCGTGTAAATCTAGAAACATGTTTCTATATtatcaaactaaaagtttatttctcacacacacacatcaaaatgagaataaaaagatttttcttATTCCTTTATTTCAGGaaacttttttccaaaaattttttttccaattccagGTCTGAACACCCCCTGCGTTTCCCCTGGTTACGTCGTTACGAGTGattagttctctctctctatgtctcgGGGAGAGGATCATTGACCAAGAACAGAAAATTACAGCACTGGTGTCGGAAGATTCTGGAATTAGCCTTTTTGGTGGATTGATAATCTTTACCAGGCTACAGTATTGATTCCACAGTCATCCACTATTTCATGGTCTTTGGGAGTTGCACATGTCTCTTTCAAAGATGCCCTCAATCCAAGTTCAAATCCTTTCCCTTCATCCTCCATAGCTACACAACTAAATTGGGGCTCTCCACGCCTTCCCACTTCCCTAGCAGACTCCTATTCCATGGTGAATCTGGTCGTTCCCACCATGCGTGCCGGTTGTTCGATCAAACGCCTGAACGAAGCTCTGTTGCTTTCAGTCCTCCAATCAGCGCCAAATGTCGACATGGTGATGCTGGATCTGCTGTTGCACTCTTCCGTCCAATGCACGCGTCATTTGGACGCTTTGATGAACGCACATACACCGAGTTACTTGGTGCTTGTTCTACGGTAGATATTGGGAAACAAGTTCATGCAGTCTCTATAAAAGAATGTTGCGAGTGTGTAACAGTTTTTAAGACGTCCTTGGTCAGTATGTATTGCAAGTTTGGCAGCACAAATGATGCTTTGCGAGTCTTTGAAGAGATTAGAGTGAAGGATGTGGTCTGTTGGAACGCTATGTTGACGGGCTTAGTTCGAAATGGACACGAAAAGAACTGCGTTCTCCTCTTCCAAGAAATGCAAAAGGCTGGTTTTGCGGCTAatggtttctctttttctagtGTCCTGAAAGCGTGTTCATGCTTATCGGCTCTTGAACTAGGCAAGCAGATTCATGGACATATAATTGTCAGTGGTTGCTATAGCTTCGATCTCCTGGTATTAGGTACTGCTCTGGTTGATTTTTACTGCAAATGCAGTTCACCTGATGAAGCGTGCAAAGTCTTTCATGAGTTTGACGGCCCGAAGGATATTGTGCTGTACAACTCCATCATCTCTGGTTTTGTTCATAATAAGAAATATTCAGATGCGTTCTTAGTTTTCAGGAGTCTTGAGAAGGAACCATTGAAACCAAACCGGCATACTATGGCTACTCTCCTTGATGCCTGCTCTGGAATTTCTTGTTTGCTATGGGGAGAAGAAATCCATGGCGTGGTAATTAAAGGTGGGTTCGGGTTTGATATAGTTTTGAATAATGCTCTGATTGATATGTACTCAAAAGGGGGTAAGATTCAGAGTGCGCGGACCGTGTTTGACCGGATGCCATGGAAGAATGTGATATCTTGGACAAGCATAATCGACGCCTACGGTAGCCATGGAGACGGGATTGAAGCTCTGTGTATGTTTGAGAACATGGTCGAATCTGGTGTTTCACCAAACTCTGTAACGCTCCTCTCTGTTATCAGTGCATGCAGCCATTCAGGTATGGTTGACGAAGGCCGACGTTATTTTTGGTCTATGAAGGAGAACTTTGGTGTGGTACAGGGACCAGAGCACTTCGCGTCCTTGATTGATCTTTTAGGCCGTGGAGGCCATGTTGACGAAGCATGGGATCTTGTTTGTAGTATGCCTGTTGAGCCAAATCCTGCTGTTTGTGTATCTCTCTTAAATGCTTGTCAGGGTAATCAAGATGTTCTCCGGGCAGAACTTGTGGCAGAGATGCTTCTGAAGCTACAGGTGGAAAAACCAGCGCATTATGTTTTACTATCGAATTTGTATGCTTCAATTGGAAGATGGGACGATGCGGAGACTTTAAGAAGAATTATCAAGATGAGAGGACTAAGAAAGGTAGTGGGGAGTAGTTGGATTGAAATTGACCGGTAAAACTTGGCTACTTTTCCTTATAGCTTTCGAAACATGCCATTTGGTAGAAAAGGAAAGGGTGTTTCAAACTTGTCCTGTCGAATAAATGCAAAGCTTCATCCAGAAATACTTCAGAATGCAGATCATGTCACCGATGGGTAATCTTGTGAAGGTGAAACACCACAAAATTCTCTTCCTTGTTGGTGCGTTATCGACAGAACATTTGAAAAACCGAGCACGGATTTGTAATCCTTGGTGTTGTTGGGCGTCACCCACCAGGTAACCTAATTTGCATTCTCCTGTTAGCAAGCACTTCAGAAGTGGAAGACCaaaaaattttttcctttctctctcagtGAGGTTTTCAGTACAACAGACAAATGCCTAACTTATAATGGGTGGATCAAGCTTCTGGTTTACACGAACTGGTCCGTTAGTTGGACCTCGATACGACTCTTTGGTTTTGTTCATCCACAAAGATATCAAAAATTGTTATGATCCCCAAGTATTTTGGAAGCTCGTTCAGTACCATTCATTTCGTTATCCTTGACTGCAGAATCTCTCCAACTCTGTAGCCAATGCTTGGGCATGCGTACGATTAACAGTTCTCCGGTGACTCATGAAATTGGATAAAAGCACCAGAAATTACCAAAAAGTTCCCTCTACGGGTGTTACTGAATGATCACTCCATTGCTTTGCTTGGGAAGCCACTTAGCTAATCCAAAGTCAGAAATCTGTGGGTGCGTGAATCAAGTTGAATGAGAGAAAACAATGCTGCTACCCTGGAAAATTTTGAAGCCCTGGATCTTCAGTATAACGTGTGGTTCAAAATCTTTGTCCAAGAAGGAGATTGGATGCCTTGATATCCTAATGAATGATCCGCCGCTTGCAGCATTTATGAAGATACTGCAGTCCTCATGCAACTCCAACTGCGATCTTGAATCTGACTGACCATTCAAGCAATTGGCTGTCTTTACCTGAAAACATCACTTATTGAGGATAAATTAATTCCATTGAAGAGGAAGTGTAGAGGCGCAAAACTAGTGCAATTTTTTCTGACCGTGCAGCATGGAATCCAAGCTCCCATTAGGACAGAAGTCAAAAATCAGATGATGAAGTCCCTTCTCAATGCAGCAGCCTAGTAAGCTTGTCGTATTGCGATGATGAAAGTGCCCCATTATACCCAATTCTATAAGGaattccctctttttctttactcCATCGTTTTTAGTTAATCTTTTCACTGCTATTACTTTTCCATCATGGAGTTGGCCTCTGTATCCTCTGGTGCCAACGAGATTGTCTGCGACTCTGCATGAACGAGAATCATagttaaacaacaaaagaaggcATTCCCTTGACAATTGAGCTATCTGTTAGCTAACTTGTGAGTACCTGGATGGCAGTTATTTGTGGCATAGAATATTTCATCATAGGTGAAGCACCTCCATCTTGGTTTGAGGCTTCCTGGTTCAGTTCCCAtgctcttttcatttttctggcTAACGCTTTGGAAGAGTGCGAAGGAAAAGAATTTGCTTGGTGAGCGGGGCTTCCAGCTTTTTAATTGATTATCCCCTCTAGAATCGGTTGTTGGAAGAGGTTCGAAAACACTGAAGCTTTCAGCAGCCAAATGAGCCCCTCCTCTGACAACAGTTTTATCATGATGCCCAATCTCATCATCTTGTGTGCGGTGGCAGTGGAAGTTGCATGATTACATTGGTGGTGGCTTTTGCAATACGGCATATCTCCTTTCATGATTTTATGATGGTCAAATCTATGTGAAGAAGCAGACTTGCTCGGATCTTTGCTTTGATCTTTCAGGTTCGAATTCTGAAACTCTGCATCTGCTTTTAAAAGAGCCGGATATCAATAGCAGAATTACGCAAATTTCTCAACATTTGAATTTCTCTATAGCATCGGCTTCGACTTGTACCCACCTTCTATGGAAATGGAGCCAGAACAAGAATGTGAACTAGGATACGATGAAGACTAGAAGACAGGCAATACTTGTTTCTTCTGAACAGCAATGACGGTGCAACCCTCTGGAGCATGCTAATAACAGTACGTTGAAATTCCGATTGAGGGCCTGTTATTCAACTTGTCTTTAAGATATAAAAcgaaaatctttttttttttttgtctctctttaaTACTTACGGATTACTATACCTCTGGATATTTGAGCGACCCAGCATTGGAAAAGCAGCTTGCGTGGATGTTGCTTCGTCAACCAGGCCTCTGCCAACTTCAGGACTGCATCTGACCTTTTATTCCACCTTCACCTGCAAATGAGAGACACCAGTTGATGTCCACCTCTTTTTGACATGCTAACCAAGCCGTGTGCTGTGGAACCATACCTGCTTAGACCGATATAGCTCCGCTAACTCCGCTACTGTGGTTATCAGAAATGTTTTTGCCTGACGAAGCATCGTCTTTTGGCTCTTCTCATCgattatatattatttctttttgttaacCTTCGGTGCTGCAATTTCACAGATTACGTGTACATTCTTGCGCATGTAACtaggaagaagaaaagcatGGAATTGTAGTTCGTACCAATAACGTGTAGTGCAGTTACAGTATCTCCTGGGCAAGCTGCAACGTCAATTTCCCATGAAAGTAGCTCCAATGCAGTTCTAAAATTCAAGGAAGTGAAGTATCCCTGCACCTGTAGTAACTCTTTTCTGCTGACTTGCTATACTTTGCTTGGTTGAGTTCATTCTGGTAGCCTTCTTGCTAGCTGACAGTCGACATCACTGACAAATTTATGCTTGTTTGTCAGTTATTGAAGACCATGATGTGTTGCGAGGGGGGAGTGACCGCCATTAAAAACTTGCCAAAGAAGCATTTCATTGTCTTCGAGTTTTATTTGTGATGAAAGCAAAGGTAATGGTAGTGGTGGTGATGATAGTATGCAGTATGATTTGTCTTACTCATCAAGCAAAATTACATGCTTATGTGTGACAGTGGCACGAAGAAGCGCTGTGTTCTGTTTTAGATACCACAAATACTTGTAACCTCAAAACAAGTGGAATCTTGTCCTGTTCTACTTCTACATTTTCATATTGTCACATACCACGCAGGATTTCAGCAATATCTAATAATAGTTACCCAGTTTTTTAGTGGAATAACAAAACATAAAGTTTTTTAAGAACAAATTAACATCTGAGCACTTATTATGTCTGATGTGTACTTCTAAGTTTTGCAGATAGATGTGAAATACTCTAAGCATGAGTTGTGTTATTCCTTTGAAAGTTGAGCATGATTTGTTGAATATTCATACTTCTAGAAAGTGGGCATGCAATTTTCATTGTATGTAAGGAGACCCTCACGGGGATAAGCTGAAGTGTCCACGGGATACGGATGAATGGAGATGCATTCTTACGCACAGTACTGAGGCGCCTATGTCACGTAGATATTATTATTCAGTTAACAAATCGAGATCAGGCCACCGGTGGCAGGGCCAGAAATTTTGGACGAGGGGCAGTAGCTCAAAAAGTCCTAGACCCATTAACTACATATGAAGATAATTAATGAGccaaaaatatacaaataagcAAATGATATGGGGACAACCAAtacttaataaatatattttgtgtGACGGTGTGTGGCCAATGCCAACACATCCTCACATTTTGTGCAAGATACGCTAGGGATCAGATTATGTTCTTGGCATGCTTGTGAGTATGTATTGATGATGGTAAGGCAGACCTGGAAATTAGTAGTTTGAATGGTCTTTTACGTTGCTAATTCGAAACACCCATGACCAGATCTGCACTATGCACTTGACATATGCACACTGTTGAAGTGCCTACTTGACAAACAACAACAGAACTAACAGGTGTGGTTGCATACACAACACTATCAACGGAAACGAGAGGACGAGAGGACGGATCAAATGGCTTTCACCGGAATATGAACTAAAATTGCAAAAAGGTGAATGCGAAATATCcgatttttcaatatatattggACCTAGAACAGGTCtgactggttttttttttttttttttggtgtgggGTGGGGGAGGGGCGTCGGGGAATTTACTGGTCAGACCAAACCTAATTCTTCCCTTTTCCATACGACCCGCATTTCCCATATGCTTGGCCTAATCCAAGGATGCATATCCTTCATGCTCATGTGACTGCAATTCCCAAACTAACAATCGGCGACCCAGGATTATATCATGGGCACAGACATCCTCAGATGCAACAGTGATGCACCTTCCTCCTGAACCCTGCCTGAAGTTTTTCCTTCTTGAAGCGTAGAAATTAGAAACATGACATGACTGATTGTCTTGACAATTCAGTCTCGTCAGCAAATTGAAAATAGGAAGTTAAGTCTCTCAagtttcctttgttttctccttccataaattttaaagttttcaaGTACTTTTTGCCCATATATTCTCATAAGAAAAAATGTTCTCCATTGCTTCCCACGGATGTGCAATCCGCCATTTCCCATTCCCAAAGTCCTGTTTCTAGCGGCCATCCGAAGCCATTCATTCGGGATAAATGGTGCCTAGCCACTTCATCATGCAtcatccttccttttttttttttttcttatctattGGCGTTACAGAAATCTCATCTCATCCTTCTTAAATGCTTAGATGCCCTACATTTAAgattggtttttcttctttgaggAGAGGAAAAGATCTGGGAATCCACGTTCTATCAATCCACGACAGGTAGAGCTGTTAACGCATAGGCATGAACACCGAATTGATGGGCCCTGACAGAGTGGATCAGGCCATGGAAACCATTCATCCCTAAGATGAATGTCTTCCAAAATTTGCGATGATCGTTGAAGTCGTTAGATGGTCCCCCCAAATATTCGAGGCCACTGAGAAGGCACGTCCGAACATTTCCCAAAAAATAAAGCAACTGGTGAATTTCGAGTACCGCGTCTTCAAGATGAATGGTTTCAGACCAGAAGAATCCGAGACACCATGGACCGATTCGCTTCCAAGCACTTCTGTCTCCAACCCTGCCCATGGAAAGGTGCTACACCAGGAGAGGAAAGACAATAATTGCAGGATATAAATGACAAAGTGGTTGCAAATGAGAAGCTGGctgtgaatgaagaaaatccaCCTCAAACAAACATCTCCATAGTAGAAACGTGCACCCAAGCAAATGATAAATTCGTTAATAGCGAACCCAACCATAGAATTCAATAGTACATTACCGCACGGCATGACCAACCAACCAGAGAGGCCGAAATTGCTGGATTAGACTGCCCCACGAAAATTTACAAGCCCAATCACATCCCACAATGAGATCCGCCATCCTCCAGGATGATGCAGAATGAACACGCCCTTCAAAATAAATGAATCACACATCCCCATGGACCTAAAATACAGAACCTGGCTAGCTTAATTCACCGCTAACCAAGTAAACGTACTACTAATTGCACAAGGAATCTCGCACAATTTAGTGACAAGAGGCCATTTCCATAGCATTTAACAAAAAGTACATTTGCCCTCATCTTTTCAGTGAGGCATCaatcaaaattattattttcacAATCATGCAGAAAGTTGCAAGGATGCAACATCAAGAGAAACCCAGCAGCCGGTCCCGTACTTCAGGTTAATAATGAAATGCCCGTAACATGAACAGCGGAATGCAtcatgataaagaaaaaaaaaattaaaatcaaccACCAAGGTA
Above is a window of Nymphaea colorata isolate Beijing-Zhang1983 chromosome 8, ASM883128v2, whole genome shotgun sequence DNA encoding:
- the LOC116258692 gene encoding pentatricopeptide repeat-containing protein At5g66500, mitochondrial-like isoform X1, giving the protein MVFGSCTCLFQRCPQSKFKSFPFILHSYTTKLGLSTPSHFPSRLLFHGESGRSHHACRLFDQTPERSSVAFSPPISAKCRHGDAGSAVALFRPMHASFGRFDERTYTELLGACSTVDIGKQVHAVSIKECCECVTVFKTSLVSMYCKFGSTNDALRVFEEIRVKDVVCWNAMLTGLVRNGHEKNCVLLFQEMQKAGFAANGFSFSSVLKACSCLSALELGKQIHGHIIVSGCYSFDLLVLGTALVDFYCKCSSPDEACKVFHEFDGPKDIVLYNSIISGFVHNKKYSDAFLVFRSLEKEPLKPNRHTMATLLDACSGISCLLWGEEIHGVVIKGGFGFDIVLNNALIDMYSKGGKIQSARTVFDRMPWKNVISWTSIIDAYGSHGDGIEALCMFENMVESGVSPNSVTLLSVISACSHSGMVDEGRRYFWSMKENFGVVQGPEHFASLIDLLGRGGHVDEAWDLVCSMPVEPNPAVCVSLLNACQGNQDVLRAELVAEMLLKLQVEKPAHYVLLSNLYASIGRWDDAETLRRIIKMRGLRKVVGSSWIEIDR
- the LOC116258692 gene encoding pentatricopeptide repeat-containing protein At5g66500, mitochondrial-like isoform X2, which produces MHASFGRFDERTYTELLGACSTVDIGKQVHAVSIKECCECVTVFKTSLVSMYCKFGSTNDALRVFEEIRVKDVVCWNAMLTGLVRNGHEKNCVLLFQEMQKAGFAANGFSFSSVLKACSCLSALELGKQIHGHIIVSGCYSFDLLVLGTALVDFYCKCSSPDEACKVFHEFDGPKDIVLYNSIISGFVHNKKYSDAFLVFRSLEKEPLKPNRHTMATLLDACSGISCLLWGEEIHGVVIKGGFGFDIVLNNALIDMYSKGGKIQSARTVFDRMPWKNVISWTSIIDAYGSHGDGIEALCMFENMVESGVSPNSVTLLSVISACSHSGMVDEGRRYFWSMKENFGVVQGPEHFASLIDLLGRGGHVDEAWDLVCSMPVEPNPAVCVSLLNACQGNQDVLRAELVAEMLLKLQVEKPAHYVLLSNLYASIGRWDDAETLRRIIKMRGLRKVVGSSWIEIDR